In the Persephonella hydrogeniphila genome, one interval contains:
- a CDS encoding FliM/FliN family flagellar motor switch protein produces the protein MFIKSDLFVMLVFAKGSDWAENLFRKLFSSEDIRTEVSEKVQILPEDIIFSVENDEQIFNRGIILKTPNLNTVRKKEKEIKHTKDIPLPVVLRIFKKTVPLSEVESIGETSEILLSNSKEVDVDLLINGDVVGKGILRREDEDFRLKITELYI, from the coding sequence TTGTTCATAAAAAGTGATCTTTTTGTAATGCTTGTTTTTGCAAAAGGTTCAGACTGGGCAGAGAATCTATTCAGGAAATTATTCTCTTCTGAAGATATACGTACTGAAGTTTCTGAAAAGGTACAGATACTGCCTGAAGATATTATTTTTTCAGTGGAAAACGACGAACAGATATTCAACAGAGGAATTATTCTTAAGACGCCAAACTTAAATACAGTAAGGAAAAAAGAAAAAGAAATAAAACACACTAAAGATATTCCTTTACCTGTTGTTCTGAGAATTTTCAAAAAAACAGTTCCCCTTTCAGAGGTAGAAAGTATAGGAGAAACATCTGAGATTCTTTTATCAAACAGTAAAGAGGTAGATGTAGACCTTCTTATAAATGGAGATGTTGTAGGAAAAGGTATACTCAGAAGAGAAGATGAAGATTTCAGATTAAAGATAACAGAGCTATATATATAA